The Campylobacter sp. CN_NE2 genome contains a region encoding:
- a CDS encoding Mur ligase family protein, protein MQKLDNYLKNKPIFYKKIDYARFPRAFESVKEYLGLKNVVQVIGTNGKGSTGRFLAQILETTGAKVGHYTSPHIFKFNERFYLNGCDATDAELENAHEVLQEILSDEFKTSLSYFEYATLLAGILFKECDYCIFEAGMGAEFDATSQYEKVLSLFTPIGTDHIPMLGSNLEEISHTKLINMAKNAILNDDMNEVSVKIAKQIAEKNGANLKFANEFLSEFDKNEVKKYIKKQGYADFQISNLTLAYAGAKFFNKNINLANLEKLKMHGRLEKITPNLTIDVGHNELAAEAILKEFAGQKVVLIYNAFADKDIRAIFEILKPIVKRVEIFDYDSDERELGGEKITQVLDEFKIQHTKFTNLQKDENYLVFGSFYLVENFLKFYKKGKF, encoded by the coding sequence TTGCAAAAACTAGATAACTATCTAAAAAACAAACCGATTTTTTACAAAAAGATTGATTATGCTAGGTTTCCAAGAGCTTTTGAAAGCGTAAAAGAGTATTTGGGTTTAAAAAATGTCGTGCAGGTTATAGGAACTAACGGTAAAGGAAGCACGGGCAGGTTTTTAGCGCAAATTTTAGAAACCACCGGTGCAAAAGTAGGGCATTATACAAGTCCGCACATTTTTAAATTTAACGAGCGATTTTATTTAAATGGTTGCGATGCGACAGATGCCGAGCTAGAAAACGCTCACGAAGTTTTGCAAGAAATTTTAAGCGATGAATTTAAAACTAGTTTGTCGTATTTCGAGTATGCTACTTTGTTAGCAGGAATTTTGTTTAAAGAGTGCGATTATTGCATATTTGAAGCAGGTATGGGAGCAGAATTTGACGCCACTTCGCAGTATGAAAAAGTCTTATCGCTTTTTACGCCGATCGGCACCGATCATATTCCAATGCTTGGGTCAAATTTAGAAGAAATCTCACACACAAAACTTATAAATATGGCAAAAAACGCCATTTTAAACGACGATATGAACGAAGTTTCAGTTAAAATAGCAAAACAAATCGCCGAAAAAAACGGAGCAAATTTGAAATTTGCTAATGAATTTTTAAGCGAATTTGATAAAAATGAAGTTAAAAAATATATCAAAAAACAAGGATATGCCGATTTTCAAATTTCAAATTTAACCCTTGCTTACGCAGGAGCAAAATTTTTTAATAAAAATATAAATTTAGCAAATTTAGAAAAACTAAAAATGCACGGCAGACTTGAAAAAATCACGCCAAATTTAACTATCGATGTAGGGCATAATGAGCTAGCTGCCGAAGCGATTTTAAAGGAGTTTGCAGGGCAAAAAGTAGTGCTAATCTACAACGCTTTTGCAGATAAAGATATAAGGGCGATTTTTGAGATTTTAAAACCTATCGTAAAAAGGGTTGAAATTTTTGATTATGATAGCGATGAGCGCGAACTTGGCGGCGAAAAAATCACGCAGGTTTTGGATGAATTTAAAATTCAGCACACAAAATTTACAAATTTGCAAAAAGATGAAAATTATCTCGTTTTTGGCTCGTTTTATCTAGTAGAAAATTTTTTAAAATTCTATAAAAAAGGTAAATTTTGA
- the secF gene encoding protein translocase subunit SecF: MQIFDKDKIYEFMKFRYIAFAVSLILVVGSLFLFFYKGFNYGIDFSGGTLIQVKYDQKAPLDVIRAKFNETGKFTGVNVTEFGSDSEVTIRYASATSSLGESPGLMAQEILKGTGNFEIRKVDIVGPKVGDELRQKGIMAVTISFILILIYIAIRFEWRFALAAIVSEFHDIIIAVGAIILFQIDFNLEILAALLTILGYSLNDTIVVFDRIREGVRTSKATDVAKVIDESISHTLSRTLLTSFTTLMVVIILFVWGGEMIHGFSLVMLVGVIIGTYSSIFIAAPMLIFFKFDVVKYRNFLAEKQRRVREKEKIRAMYEKGAV; this comes from the coding sequence ATGCAAATTTTTGATAAAGATAAAATTTATGAATTTATGAAATTTAGGTATATTGCATTTGCCGTTTCGCTTATTTTGGTGGTTGGTTCTTTGTTTTTGTTTTTTTACAAAGGGTTTAATTACGGCATTGATTTTAGTGGCGGAACGCTTATTCAGGTTAAATATGACCAAAAAGCACCGCTTGATGTAATTAGAGCTAAATTTAACGAAACCGGTAAATTTACGGGCGTAAATGTAACCGAATTTGGAAGCGATAGCGAAGTTACCATTAGATATGCTAGTGCAACTAGCTCACTTGGCGAAAGTCCGGGTCTAATGGCACAAGAAATTTTAAAAGGCACGGGAAATTTTGAAATTCGAAAAGTCGATATTGTCGGACCAAAAGTCGGCGACGAACTTCGCCAAAAGGGCATTATGGCAGTAACCATTTCGTTTATTTTGATTTTGATTTATATCGCCATTCGCTTTGAGTGGAGATTTGCCTTAGCTGCTATTGTCTCAGAATTTCACGATATTATCATCGCTGTTGGAGCTATAATTTTATTTCAAATCGATTTTAACCTTGAAATTTTAGCGGCACTTCTTACGATTTTGGGTTATTCGCTAAATGATACCATTGTCGTATTTGATAGAATTCGCGAAGGTGTTCGCACTTCAAAGGCAACCGATGTAGCAAAAGTAATCGATGAATCTATCTCACATACTCTTTCAAGGACGCTTCTTACATCTTTTACAACTTTAATGGTTGTTATAATTTTGTTTGTTTGGGGTGGTGAGATGATACACGGATTTAGCCTTGTTATGCTTGTTGGTGTAATTATAGGAACTTATAGTTCTATTTTTATCGCTGCACCTATGCTAATTTTCTTTAAATTCGATGTGGTAAAATATAGAAATTTCTTAGCCGAAAAACAAAGACGGGTAAGAGAAAAAGAAAAAATTCGCGCTATGTATGAAAAGGGCGCAGTATAA
- the lptE gene encoding LPS assembly lipoprotein LptE, translating into MRKILTIFCLVFVVGCGYKPTSKIVNDIMPNSVFVDVVMSKTDPQNTVAIKDAVKTGIVQRLERNLADKKSADTQIIASIKKLSFSALAYDQFGYITTFRTNLTLNFKTTLSNGEIFSKDCVGDYDFKVSKLVKSSRDTMSVISDKDRYEAIENSSRQAFDEFISALAVKGLNIAKTR; encoded by the coding sequence ATGAGAAAAATTTTAACTATTTTTTGTTTGGTTTTCGTTGTAGGTTGCGGTTATAAGCCGACTTCAAAGATAGTTAATGACATTATGCCAAATTCCGTTTTTGTCGATGTTGTTATGAGTAAAACCGATCCGCAAAATACGGTTGCGATTAAAGATGCCGTTAAAACTGGTATCGTGCAACGACTAGAGCGAAATTTGGCTGATAAAAAAAGTGCCGATACGCAAATCATAGCTAGTATTAAAAAGCTCTCTTTTTCTGCTTTGGCTTACGATCAATTTGGCTATATTACGACATTTCGCACAAATTTAACGCTAAATTTTAAAACAACGCTATCTAATGGCGAAATTTTTAGCAAAGATTGCGTAGGGGATTACGATTTTAAGGTTAGCAAACTTGTAAAATCCTCACGCGATACGATGAGCGTTATTAGCGATAAAGATCGCTATGAAGCGATTGAAAATTCATCTCGCCAAGCATTTGACGAGTTTATTTCGGCTTTGGCGGTAAAGGGCTTAAATATTGCAAAAACTAGATAA
- a CDS encoding DEAD/DEAH box helicase, whose translation MQDKVFEYFSLNSKQILVCDDDKEAFLCGEVTKFLGFNTYILPDFRANFGDDLRSFYDELVQISSVLSSFYKDKSDKKIIISPIRTLLNKLPSAQHLKSFSIKFGDEIELNAVQDEILRLGYSIVEITSTKGEASFRGEIIDIFPLNSEFGVRILLDDNLVESIRYFDPLTQKSEKDELESIEITPFLANLNWSEFEKVGEKIANFKSDNLINDLNSLGFWFIDGFIDYFEVFECILTRKFDENEIFTERNLDFLKSLAILPEAKKYKNLSITPSNEFFEFHKNTKIKLIARNQALIEPFEIKKYENIEIINAEYIINLISSDEIIISLNKQGAKKRIRKSNLAVDELNIGDFVVHEDYGIGKFAGLELITVLGRSREFVSIIYQNDDKLLLPVEHLDKIDRYIASGGVISVDRLGKASFAKIKEKVREKLFVIASKIIQMAAKRELVKGVVIKNSDENYANFIAKSGFEYTKDQEKAVSEIFADLKSGKVMDRLLSGDVGFGKTEVAMNAIFATIKSGYSALFFVPTTLLSSQHYATLSARFKEFDIPVFKLDRFTTTKQKSEILKKISEKTPLVCVGTHSLLNLNPKNLGLIIIDEEHKFGVKQKEKLKEKSLNSHLLSMSATPIPRSLNMALSKIKTYSTLLTPPLDRVDVRTLVKEYDEKIIKEAILRELRRGGQVFFVHNHIATIEKTKKELLKILPNLRILVLHSKIDPKTTEDEIINFMDKKYDLMLCTSIVESGIHMPSVNTIIIESANKFGIADLHQLRGRVGRSDKQGFCYFLIDDKSELSSDALKRLVALESNSFLGSGSVLAYHDLEIRGGGNLVGEAQSGHIEAIGYSLYLKMLEDEINKLMNQKNVASEVELKISVNAFLNSDFIPHDRLRLDIYRRLSKCEDTAGVYEIFGEIEDRFGRADTYTKQFIDLMVIKVLAQNCGIKAISSIDENILITQSNGEKIRLKARTRDDDDVLDETLSYLRKCEKSVLNKI comes from the coding sequence ATGCAAGATAAAGTTTTTGAATATTTTAGTTTAAATTCCAAACAAATTTTGGTTTGCGATGATGACAAAGAAGCCTTTTTATGTGGAGAAGTTACCAAATTTTTAGGCTTTAATACCTATATTTTGCCCGATTTTCGTGCAAATTTTGGCGACGATTTGCGAAGTTTTTATGACGAATTGGTTCAAATCAGCAGTGTATTATCTAGCTTTTACAAAGATAAAAGCGATAAAAAAATCATCATTTCTCCCATTAGAACGCTTTTAAACAAGCTTCCAAGCGCACAGCATTTAAAATCATTTAGCATAAAATTTGGCGATGAAATCGAGCTAAATGCAGTGCAAGATGAGATTTTACGGCTTGGTTATAGTATCGTTGAAATCACTAGCACAAAAGGCGAAGCAAGTTTTCGTGGCGAAATCATCGATATTTTTCCTTTAAATTCGGAATTCGGCGTGAGAATTTTGCTCGATGATAATTTGGTTGAAAGTATTAGATATTTTGATCCGCTAACTCAAAAAAGCGAAAAAGATGAGCTAGAAAGTATCGAAATAACGCCGTTTTTGGCGAATTTAAACTGGAGCGAATTTGAAAAAGTCGGCGAGAAAATCGCAAATTTTAAAAGCGATAATCTAATAAATGATTTAAATTCACTCGGCTTTTGGTTTATTGACGGATTTATCGATTATTTCGAAGTTTTTGAGTGCATTTTAACTCGCAAATTTGACGAAAACGAGATTTTTACCGAGAGAAATTTAGATTTTTTAAAAAGCTTAGCGATACTGCCCGAAGCTAAAAAATATAAAAATTTAAGCATTACGCCAAGCAATGAATTTTTTGAATTTCACAAAAATACAAAAATCAAACTAATCGCTCGAAATCAGGCACTAATAGAACCTTTTGAAATCAAAAAATATGAAAATATCGAGATTATAAACGCTGAGTATATAATAAATTTAATCTCGTCTGATGAAATCATCATTTCACTAAACAAACAGGGTGCTAAAAAGCGAATTCGCAAGTCGAATTTAGCCGTCGATGAGCTTAATATCGGCGATTTTGTCGTGCATGAAGACTATGGTATCGGCAAATTTGCAGGACTTGAACTAATCACCGTGCTAGGGCGAAGTAGGGAGTTTGTAAGCATTATTTACCAAAATGACGATAAGCTTTTATTGCCTGTCGAACACCTTGATAAGATAGACCGCTATATCGCCAGTGGTGGTGTTATAAGCGTAGATAGGCTCGGCAAGGCAAGTTTTGCAAAAATCAAAGAAAAAGTGCGTGAAAAACTTTTTGTAATCGCTTCAAAAATTATCCAAATGGCGGCAAAACGCGAGCTAGTTAAGGGCGTGGTTATAAAAAATAGTGATGAAAATTACGCAAATTTTATTGCCAAAAGCGGTTTTGAATACACAAAAGACCAAGAAAAAGCCGTTAGCGAGATTTTTGCCGATTTAAAAAGCGGAAAGGTTATGGATAGACTGCTTAGCGGCGATGTCGGTTTTGGCAAAACAGAAGTTGCCATGAACGCCATTTTTGCCACCATTAAAAGTGGCTATTCTGCGTTATTTTTCGTGCCGACGACTTTGCTTAGTTCGCAACACTACGCGACACTAAGCGCTAGATTTAAAGAATTTGATATTCCTGTTTTTAAACTTGATCGCTTCACAACCACAAAACAAAAAAGCGAAATTTTAAAAAAAATTAGCGAAAAAACTCCGCTCGTTTGCGTAGGAACGCACTCGCTTTTAAATTTAAACCCAAAGAATTTAGGACTTATTATCATCGACGAAGAGCATAAATTTGGCGTTAAACAAAAAGAAAAATTAAAAGAAAAATCGCTAAATTCGCACCTTTTATCAATGTCGGCAACCCCGATTCCAAGAAGCCTAAATATGGCTTTGAGTAAGATTAAAACTTATAGCACACTTCTTACACCACCGCTTGATAGGGTTGATGTTAGAACTCTTGTTAAAGAATATGACGAAAAAATCATCAAAGAAGCGATTTTAAGGGAGCTTCGTCGTGGCGGTCAGGTCTTTTTCGTGCATAATCACATAGCAACGATTGAAAAAACAAAAAAAGAGCTTTTAAAAATTTTGCCGAATTTGCGAATTTTGGTGCTTCACTCAAAAATAGATCCAAAAACAACAGAAGATGAAATTATAAATTTCATGGATAAAAAATATGATCTAATGCTTTGCACCAGTATCGTAGAAAGCGGAATTCACATGCCAAGCGTTAATACGATTATCATCGAAAGTGCGAATAAATTTGGCATTGCCGACTTGCACCAGCTTCGTGGCAGGGTCGGACGAAGCGACAAACAGGGCTTTTGCTACTTTTTGATTGATGATAAATCTGAGCTTAGCTCGGACGCGCTTAAACGCCTTGTGGCATTAGAGAGCAACTCATTTTTAGGAAGCGGTTCGGTTCTAGCCTACCACGACCTTGAAATCAGGGGTGGCGGAAACCTAGTAGGCGAAGCGCAAAGCGGACATATCGAAGCTATCGGATATAGCTTGTATCTAAAAATGCTCGAAGATGAGATAAATAAGCTAATGAACCAAAAAAATGTGGCTAGTGAAGTTGAGCTTAAAATTTCGGTAAATGCCTTTTTAAATTCGGACTTTATCCCGCATGATAGGCTTCGCCTTGACATTTATCGTCGTCTTAGCAAGTGCGAAGATACGGCTGGTGTGTATGAAATTTTTGGCGAGATTGAAGATAGATTTGGTAGGGCTGATACTTATACTAAACAATTTATAGATTTGATGGTGATTAAAGTTTTAGCTCAAAACTGCGGTATAAAGGCGATTTCAAGTATTGACGAAAATATTTTAATCACGCAAAGTAACGGCGAGAAAATTCGCTTAAAGGCTAGGACGCGCGATGATGATGATGTGCTGGACGAGACCCTTAGTTATCTGCGAAAGTGTGAAAAAAGTGTTTTGAATAAAATTTAG
- a CDS encoding DUF6394 family protein: MNWGKVVYIFFALMSLTTIAGFLYERSEILLFVAASVNAISTLLKVGVRNLLSAELFASSLVADLHLIPAFIFMLVKPGDLSIITSLAIGAAIANVFSLVLIVVESAKSKDEF; the protein is encoded by the coding sequence ATGAACTGGGGAAAGGTTGTTTATATATTTTTCGCTCTTATGAGTTTGACTACGATTGCAGGGTTTTTATACGAAAGAAGCGAAATTTTGCTTTTTGTAGCGGCTAGTGTAAATGCGATTTCAACTCTTTTAAAAGTAGGCGTGCGAAATTTGCTCTCAGCCGAACTTTTTGCAAGTTCTTTGGTGGCAGATTTGCACTTGATTCCTGCTTTTATTTTTATGCTCGTAAAACCGGGTGATCTTTCAATCATAACTTCACTTGCAATCGGAGCAGCCATTGCAAATGTATTTTCACTTGTTTTGATTGTGGTTGAATCAGCAAAAAGCAAAGATGAATTTTAA
- a CDS encoding M23 family metallopeptidase, with the protein MKKTKITFSGVGGKKTYSFSENFGFQIKILIAFFVFFLIILIYAIFNLYSKNKELSELAKTLFAQNTELSAQNLKLQSEGSEIIKSLDENNEKIANLQIMAALNEAKNELAAKKTANLNIATNQIDFILSAVPNGLPIKYKGVTSQYGNRIHPISKTEKMHHGIDLRASVGTEIYATADGFVEFAGNSGTGYGHLVIISHNYGFKTYYGHLYAQSVVSAGKWVRKGEIIGFSGNTGYSTGPHLHYEVRFLGRTVNPANFMAWNKNNFSTISSLEPTVSWQELANATAKIGR; encoded by the coding sequence TTGAAAAAAACAAAGATAACTTTTAGCGGAGTAGGCGGCAAAAAAACTTATAGTTTTTCCGAAAATTTCGGCTTTCAGATTAAAATTTTGATTGCTTTTTTTGTCTTTTTTTTGATAATTTTAATCTATGCGATTTTTAATTTATATTCAAAAAACAAAGAACTTTCAGAACTAGCAAAAACTTTATTTGCCCAAAATACCGAGCTTTCGGCACAAAATTTAAAACTTCAAAGCGAAGGTAGTGAAATCATAAAATCGCTTGATGAAAATAATGAAAAAATAGCAAATTTGCAGATTATGGCGGCTTTAAATGAAGCCAAAAACGAACTTGCAGCTAAAAAAACAGCGAATTTAAATATAGCCACAAATCAAATCGATTTTATTTTAAGTGCCGTTCCTAACGGGCTTCCGATAAAATATAAAGGTGTTACAAGCCAATACGGAAATAGAATTCACCCAATCAGCAAAACCGAAAAAATGCACCACGGCATTGATTTAAGGGCTAGTGTGGGGACTGAAATTTACGCAACCGCCGACGGATTTGTCGAATTTGCAGGAAATTCAGGCACGGGATACGGACATTTGGTCATTATTTCGCACAACTACGGCTTTAAGACTTATTACGGGCATTTATACGCTCAAAGCGTCGTAAGTGCAGGAAAATGGGTCAGAAAGGGCGAGATTATCGGTTTTAGCGGAAATACAGGTTATAGCACGGGACCGCATTTGCACTATGAAGTAAGATTTTTAGGTCGCACGGTAAATCCTGCAAATTTTATGGCGTGGAATAAAAATAATTTTAGCACAATCTCATCTCTTGAACCGACCGTCTCATGGCAAGAACTAGCCAACGCAACGGCTAAAATAGGCAGATAA
- the leuS gene encoding leucine--tRNA ligase, whose product MSYDSKEIELKWQKNWDNENAYEPKDDYSLPKKYILSMFPYPSGRIHMGHVRNYAISDALARYYRKENFNVLHPIGFDSFGMPAENAAIKHKTHPKSWTYENIDYMTNELYRLGFSFSRRRMLATSDPLYTKWEQEFFIKMYEKGLIYRKSAIVNWCEHDGTVLANEQVEEGKCWRCGNEVVQKEMPGYYLKITAYAQELLDCLKDLEGNWPNQVLTMQENWIGRSEGLEFGFKFDEHSKILLDGMDGFSVFTTRPDTIYGMSYAAVAPEHAVVKKLLEKNLLDSKTTEKIKEILNQSPRERQAKDKEGVNLGVFVLHPLTGEKIPVWMANFVLAEYGGGAVMAVPAHDERDYEFAKKFGLSIKQSIAPKDGNANLENSAYTEGGILVNSHEFNGLDNEIAKTKIIEKFENEKIGKRVVNFKLRDWGVSRQRYWGAPIPMVHCDSCGLVCENLSNLPVALPDDVEITGLGNPLDKHPSWKHCKCPKCGKNAVRETDTLDTFFESSWYFARYASDEKSWQEKAFDKTSVNYWMSVDQYIGGIEHAILHLLYARFFQKALRDLGYLRDNEPFARLLTQGMVLKDGAKMSKSKGNTVDPDDIIAKYGADTARLFILFAAPPQKELEWNDSAVEGAYKFLNRLYDRSESVVKTTQIPQISHENLNKDEKYARLKVYEALKKSHEVYTKTFAFNTLIAACMEALNALNSQNNKEVFTEGYFVILNLLEPIVPHIASELSENLFKRANFTKIKICEEVFVKDSIVLAVTVNGKKRSEIEVGADLSEDEILKTAKESVAKWLEDKSIIKEIYVKNKLVNLVIK is encoded by the coding sequence ATGTCTTATGATAGTAAGGAAATAGAACTAAAATGGCAAAAAAATTGGGATAATGAAAACGCTTACGAGCCAAAAGATGACTATTCTTTGCCAAAAAAATATATTTTATCAATGTTTCCATATCCTAGTGGGCGAATTCACATGGGGCATGTGCGAAACTACGCTATTAGCGACGCATTAGCTAGATATTATAGAAAAGAAAATTTTAATGTCCTACACCCAATCGGCTTTGATAGCTTTGGAATGCCAGCTGAAAACGCTGCGATTAAGCATAAAACTCACCCAAAAAGCTGGACTTATGAAAATATCGATTATATGACAAATGAACTTTATCGCTTAGGATTTTCATTTTCACGCCGTAGAATGCTAGCAACCTCCGATCCGCTTTATACAAAATGGGAGCAGGAATTTTTCATCAAAATGTATGAAAAAGGCTTGATTTACCGAAAATCTGCGATTGTGAATTGGTGCGAACATGACGGCACGGTTTTAGCTAACGAGCAGGTTGAAGAGGGTAAGTGTTGGCGTTGCGGCAATGAAGTCGTGCAAAAAGAAATGCCCGGATATTACCTAAAAATCACAGCTTACGCACAGGAACTTCTTGATTGTCTAAAAGATTTAGAAGGCAATTGGCCAAATCAAGTCTTAACCATGCAAGAAAACTGGATTGGGCGAAGCGAAGGTTTGGAATTTGGCTTTAAATTTGACGAGCATAGCAAAATTTTACTTGACGGCATGGACGGATTTAGCGTATTTACCACTCGCCCTGATACGATTTATGGTATGAGCTATGCAGCCGTTGCACCAGAACACGCAGTCGTCAAAAAACTTTTAGAAAAAAATTTACTTGATAGTAAAACCACAGAAAAAATCAAAGAAATACTAAATCAAAGCCCAAGAGAACGCCAAGCAAAAGACAAAGAAGGCGTTAATTTAGGCGTTTTTGTTTTGCACCCATTAACGGGTGAGAAAATTCCTGTTTGGATGGCAAATTTTGTCTTAGCTGAATACGGAGGCGGCGCTGTTATGGCGGTCCCTGCGCATGATGAAAGAGATTATGAATTTGCTAAAAAATTTGGTCTTAGCATTAAACAAAGTATCGCACCAAAAGACGGCAATGCAAATTTAGAAAATTCCGCCTACACAGAAGGCGGAATTTTAGTAAATTCGCACGAATTTAACGGGCTTGATAACGAAATAGCAAAAACTAAAATCATTGAAAAATTTGAAAATGAAAAAATCGGCAAAAGAGTTGTAAATTTCAAACTTCGCGACTGGGGAGTTTCACGCCAACGCTACTGGGGAGCGCCGATTCCTATGGTGCATTGCGATAGTTGCGGTTTGGTTTGTGAAAATTTATCAAATTTGCCTGTGGCTTTGCCTGATGATGTTGAAATCACAGGTCTTGGAAATCCGCTTGATAAACACCCAAGCTGGAAGCACTGCAAATGCCCAAAATGTGGTAAAAATGCCGTGCGTGAAACAGATACGCTTGATACATTTTTTGAAAGTAGTTGGTATTTTGCAAGATATGCAAGTGATGAAAAATCGTGGCAAGAAAAAGCATTTGATAAGACAAGTGTGAATTACTGGATGAGCGTAGATCAGTATATCGGCGGTATCGAACACGCCATTTTGCACCTACTTTACGCTAGATTTTTCCAAAAGGCGCTAAGAGATTTGGGTTATTTGCGCGATAACGAGCCATTTGCTAGACTTTTGACACAAGGCATGGTCTTAAAAGACGGCGCAAAAATGAGCAAATCAAAAGGCAACACGGTCGATCCTGATGATATTATCGCTAAATACGGCGCCGATACGGCTAGACTTTTTATTTTATTTGCTGCACCACCGCAAAAAGAATTAGAGTGGAACGATAGCGCAGTCGAGGGCGCTTATAAATTTTTAAATCGTCTTTATGATAGAAGCGAAAGTGTTGTTAAAACTACGCAAATTCCGCAAATTTCGCACGAAAATTTGAATAAAGATGAAAAATATGCAAGACTTAAAGTTTATGAAGCGCTTAAAAAATCGCACGAAGTTTATACAAAAACTTTTGCTTTTAATACCTTAATAGCTGCGTGTATGGAAGCCTTAAATGCGCTAAATTCGCAAAATAACAAAGAAGTTTTTACCGAGGGCTATTTTGTGATTTTAAATTTGCTTGAACCAATCGTGCCGCACATTGCTAGTGAATTAAGCGAAAATTTATTCAAAAGAGCAAATTTTACAAAAATTAAAATTTGCGAAGAAGTTTTTGTAAAAGATAGCATCGTCCTAGCCGTTACGGTTAATGGCAAAAAACGCTCTGAAATCGAAGTTGGAGCTGATTTAAGCGAAGATGAAATTTTAAAAACTGCCAAAGAAAGCGTAGCAAAATGGCTTGAAGATAAGAGCATAATAAAAGAAATTTATGTCAAAAATAAACTTGTAAATTTGGTTATCAAGTAG
- a CDS encoding ATP-binding protein: protein MLNLKIDWENTKAAAFRSNSNSLKAISDIDFVALNSLVGIDFQKNALLKNTENFLADKGGNHALLWGERGCGKSSLCKAIFTEFFDKNLRVIEISKGDLQFLVDILDEIRKIPFKFIIFCDDLSFENGDDSYKYLKPMLEGSLEKAPTNALMYATSNRRHLLSEYVKDNQEVSITQDEIHYGDAVNERISLSDRFGLQLSFYQGNFDDYLQIVDNYFSEFKGDRTALHESAKQFSMLRASRSGRVAKQFYLAYKSEFL from the coding sequence ATGTTAAATTTAAAAATCGATTGGGAAAATACCAAAGCAGCGGCATTTCGCTCGAATTCAAATTCGCTAAAAGCTATTAGCGACATTGATTTTGTTGCTCTAAATTCGCTAGTTGGCATTGATTTTCAAAAAAACGCACTTTTGAAAAACACAGAGAATTTTTTGGCTGATAAAGGCGGAAACCACGCACTTTTGTGGGGCGAGAGAGGGTGTGGGAAATCTAGCCTTTGCAAGGCGATTTTCACCGAATTTTTTGATAAAAATTTGCGTGTGATTGAGATTTCAAAAGGCGATTTGCAGTTTTTGGTCGATATACTTGACGAAATTCGCAAAATTCCGTTTAAATTTATCATTTTTTGCGATGATTTGAGCTTCGAAAACGGCGATGACAGCTATAAATATCTAAAACCAATGCTAGAAGGAAGCCTAGAAAAAGCCCCTACAAACGCGCTTATGTATGCCACTTCAAACCGCCGTCATCTGCTAAGCGAATATGTCAAAGACAACCAAGAAGTAAGTATCACGCAAGATGAAATTCACTACGGCGATGCCGTAAATGAGCGAATTTCGCTAAGCGATCGCTTTGGGCTTCAACTTAGTTTTTATCAGGGCAATTTTGATGATTATTTGCAAATTGTGGATAATTATTTTAGCGAATTTAAAGGCGATCGGACTGCCCTGCACGAGAGCGCAAAGCAGTTTTCTATGCTTCGCGCAAGTAGAAGCGGTCGGGTCGCAAAGCAGTTTTATCTAGCCTATAAAAGCGAGTTTTTGTGA